A genomic stretch from Arachis stenosperma cultivar V10309 chromosome 3, arast.V10309.gnm1.PFL2, whole genome shotgun sequence includes:
- the LOC130969643 gene encoding uncharacterized protein LOC130969643: protein MGSLGEEDLVRMVQDFIESESTPPTMNSNSSNCRSLNHQNEYFILQDILRSSETAAESKILNCVMKHMRSRHATSEKTTTSNLKTWLVKRLKMDGFNASLCQTSWPTSLGCPAGEYEYIEVIVEGDKNSEVRVIVDIDFRCQFELARPTEYYKEMTESLPVVFVGSEKKLCNIISLMCSAAKKSLREKGLHVPPWRTTRYMQSKWLCRSHPNNNTATTEGANNNNHNNAHVFGNWVPPTVRPRRRDLDGGGSALSSQFSNMGVNCCYV from the exons ATGGGAAGTCTAGGAGAGGAGGACTTGGTGAGGATGGTACAAGATTTCATAGAATCAGAGTCAACACCTCCTACCATGAATTCCAATTCCTCAAATTGTCGTTCCTTAAACCATCAAAAcgaatattttattttgcag GATATTCTTAGGAGTAGTGAAACAGCAGCAGAGTCGAAGATCTTGAATTGCGTGATGAAGCATATGAGAAGCAGACATGCTACTTCTGAGAAAACAACAACTAGTAACCTTAAAACATGGCTTGTTAAGAGGTTGAAAATGGATGGCTTCAATGCTTCTCTCTGTCAAACATCTTGGCCCACCTCCTTAGGTTGTCCTGCtg GTGAATATGAATATATTGAAGTGATAGTTGAAGGTGATAAGAATAGTGAAGTGAGAGTAATAGTAGATATAGACTTTAGGTGCCAATTTGAACTTGCAAGGCCAACAGAATACTACAAAGAAATGACAGAGTCACTCCCAGTAGTGTTTGTTGGAAGTGAGAAGAAGCTGTGTAACATAATCTCGTTGATGTGTTCTGCTGCCAAGAAGTCCCTTAGAGAAAAGGGTCTGCACGTGCCACCATGGAGAACCACAAGATACATGCAATCCAAGTGGCTCTGTAGATCTCACCCTAATAATAATACTGCTACTACAGAAGgagcaaataataataatcataataatgcTCATGTTTTTGGAAATTGGGTGCCTCCAACAGTGAGGCCAAGGAGAAGAGATTTAGATGGTGGTGGATCTGCTTTGTCAAGTCAATTCTCTAACATGGGAGTCAACTGTTGCTATGTTTGA